From Oncorhynchus keta strain PuntledgeMale-10-30-2019 chromosome 25, Oket_V2, whole genome shotgun sequence, one genomic window encodes:
- the LOC118358178 gene encoding LIM domain transcription factor LMO4-B-like — protein MVNSQVGSGVASPPRSCAGCGGKIADRFLLFSMERYWHTRCLNCSCCHAHLGDIGTTCYSKGGMILCRSDYIRLFGHSGACSTCGQSIPANEMVMRAQGNVYHLKCFTCATCRNRLVPGDRFHYVNGTIFCEHDRPGGALLSSHLPPTAEQPCVA, from the exons ATGGTGAACAGTCAGGTGGGCAGTGGTGTGGCGTCACCCCCCAGGTCGTGTGCTGGATGCGGGGGAAAGATCGCTGACCGCTTCCTGCTCTTCTCTATGGAGCGCTACTGGCACACACGCTGCCTCAATTGCTCCTGCTGCCACGCACACCTGGGCGACATTGGCACCACCTGCTACAGTAAAGGAGGCATGATCCTGTGTAGGAGCGACTATATCAG GTTGTTCGGGCACAGTGGGGCATGCAGCACCTGTGGCCAGTCCATCCCGGCTAATGAGATGGTGATGAGGGCACAGGGCAATGTGTATCATCTCAAG TGTTTCACATGTGCCACCTGTAGAAACCGCCTGGTGCCAGGCGACCGCTTCCACTATGTCAACGGCACCATCTTCTGTGAGCACGACCGGCCAGGGGGTGCACTGCTCAGCAGCCACCTGCCCCCCACTGCAGAGCAACCCTGTGTTGCCTGA